A region from the Candidatus Thorarchaeota archaeon genome encodes:
- a CDS encoding 50S ribosomal protein L2 codes for MGRRVLVQRKGRGTTQWRNRSRTRIAPVRHPKWVPEKTYVGKIIALYHEPGRGAPLAEIKYEGESKLHYMVAPEGVQVGQTIECGMDAALANGNTLMLEHIPEGTPIFNIEGSPGDGGKFVRASGLAATIVSIDKTKAIIRLPSGRQKSFSPRCRATIGIVAGGGRPEKPFLKAGAVWHHTRPKARKWPVVRGTAMNACSHPHGGGSHQSPGRPTTVSRHAPPGRKVGNIAARRTGRKNR; via the coding sequence ATGGGTAGACGAGTTCTAGTCCAGCGAAAGGGACGAGGCACGACTCAGTGGCGTAATCGAAGTCGTACACGAATCGCTCCTGTTCGACATCCGAAGTGGGTTCCAGAAAAGACCTATGTCGGGAAGATCATTGCCCTCTATCACGAGCCAGGCAGAGGTGCGCCTCTTGCTGAGATCAAGTATGAAGGGGAATCAAAGCTGCATTATATGGTTGCACCGGAAGGCGTTCAAGTTGGGCAGACCATTGAGTGTGGTATGGATGCCGCACTTGCTAATGGCAACACATTGATGCTTGAACACATCCCTGAAGGTACTCCTATCTTCAATATCGAAGGATCCCCCGGTGATGGTGGAAAGTTCGTTCGAGCCTCCGGCCTTGCTGCAACCATTGTGTCAATTGACAAGACTAAGGCAATAATCCGTTTGCCTAGTGGTAGACAGAAGTCCTTTAGTCCGCGATGTAGAGCTACCATTGGTATTGTTGCAGGTGGTGGGCGTCCGGAGAAGCCATTCCTTAAGGCTGGCGCAGTTTGGCATCATACCCGGCCAAAGGCACGAAAGTGGCCTGTCGTACGTGGTACTGCAATGAATGCGTGCTCACATCCACATGGTGGAGGCTCTCATCAGTCTCCCGGCCGACCGACAACAGTCAGTCGTCATGCACCACCTGGTCGAAAGGTTGGTAACATTGCGGCTCGGCGAACCGGCCGTAAGAACCGATAG
- a CDS encoding 50S ribosomal protein L23: MRDPNEVIIRPVVTEASLDAVDTANKLTFYVALRANKNTIKWAVETLYDVVVEKVNTLILPDGRKKAFVRLAPEYSAADVATQLGIF; this comes from the coding sequence ATGCGAGATCCTAATGAAGTAATAATCAGACCCGTTGTCACAGAGGCAAGTCTTGATGCTGTTGACACAGCCAATAAGCTCACCTTCTATGTCGCTCTAAGGGCCAACAAGAATACCATCAAGTGGGCTGTTGAGACCCTCTATGATGTTGTTGTGGAAAAAGTGAATACCCTGATTTTGCCTGATGGGCGGAAGAAGGCGTTTGTGCGACTTGCACCGGAATACAGTGCAGCAGATGTCGCCACCCAGCTTGGCATATTCTAA
- the rpl4p gene encoding 50S ribosomal protein L4, whose product MVKAKTYSLKGKTGTAIELPVQFETPFRPDVIKRAVLALQSRRYQPHGVDEMAGKRNTAESWQTGHGRSRTPRIKGGGTSAANKGGFAPGTVGGRVAHPPEARKVLIERINKKERRLAIRSAIAATANRDRVAQRGHKIETVPNIPLVVSDELEALDSTKAVLEAVTALGLEADLDRAVRGRGVRAGKGKMRGRKMKTPKSFLIVVGEDRGIGLGARNLPGVDVVEVQSLNAELLAPGTHPGRLVVWTKSAIERLEKERLFL is encoded by the coding sequence ATGGTTAAAGCTAAGACTTACTCACTAAAGGGCAAGACGGGTACTGCAATTGAGTTGCCAGTGCAATTCGAGACCCCCTTCCGTCCCGATGTCATCAAGCGTGCAGTCCTTGCTCTGCAATCAAGACGCTACCAACCACATGGTGTAGATGAGATGGCAGGTAAGAGGAACACAGCCGAGAGTTGGCAGACCGGTCATGGTCGTTCGCGGACGCCCCGGATAAAGGGTGGTGGTACATCAGCTGCTAATAAAGGAGGATTTGCTCCTGGGACAGTTGGTGGTCGAGTTGCTCATCCCCCTGAAGCACGAAAGGTGCTAATTGAGAGAATTAACAAGAAGGAACGCAGGCTTGCCATACGTTCGGCAATTGCAGCCACTGCAAATCGCGATAGGGTTGCACAACGTGGTCATAAGATCGAAACCGTTCCAAACATCCCCTTAGTTGTAAGCGATGAGCTAGAAGCTCTCGATTCAACCAAGGCTGTTCTTGAGGCAGTCACTGCTCTGGGACTTGAGGCGGATCTTGACCGTGCAGTCCGTGGTCGTGGTGTTCGAGCTGGTAAAGGTAAGATGCGTGGCCGAAAGATGAAGACACCAAAGTCCTTCCTGATTGTGGTCGGGGAAGACCGCGGTATTGGTCTGGGTGCAAGAAATCTCCCCGGTGTAGATGTTGTTGAGGTGCAGAGTCTGAATGCTGAGCTTCTCGCACCAGGTACACATCCGGGTCGGCTTGTTGTCTGGACAAAATCTGCCATTGAGCGATTGGAGAAGGAGCGTTTGTTCCTGTAA
- a CDS encoding 50S ribosomal protein L3, which yields MAHRKKHAPKRGSLAYLPRGRASKFVPRIKNWPEYDGSAAKLLGFIGYKAGMTHAVVTINNPNSPFTGQETVIPLTVIDTPPVRPFSIRGYKTTPYGLKLVTEVLAESLSDDLRRTLPLPKEYDFEAKMSQFEEIVDSLSEIRVLLHTQPRLAGVPKKKPDVAEYKVGASSVQDAFEYAKSILGTDLRVADILEEGMLVDTIAVTKGHGFQGPVRRWGIRILQHKSRKTKRGVGCIGPWSPTNIRYSVPRAGQTGFHSRVSYNNAIIKMGERGEEITPAGGFVHYGIIRGDYVMVQGSVPGPIKRPIRLRFPIRPKKGHVSEPMPVSYISTSSKQ from the coding sequence ATGGCACACAGAAAGAAACACGCACCAAAACGCGGCAGTCTGGCGTATCTGCCACGCGGCCGAGCGTCAAAGTTCGTGCCCCGTATCAAGAATTGGCCAGAGTATGATGGATCGGCTGCAAAACTACTTGGCTTCATCGGCTACAAGGCCGGGATGACACACGCAGTGGTTACTATTAACAATCCCAACAGCCCATTTACCGGGCAGGAGACCGTTATTCCTTTGACGGTGATTGACACACCACCAGTGCGTCCGTTCTCGATACGAGGCTACAAGACCACTCCCTATGGTCTTAAGCTCGTGACAGAAGTCCTTGCCGAGTCTTTGTCCGATGATCTTCGAAGGACGTTGCCACTCCCAAAGGAGTACGACTTTGAGGCCAAGATGTCGCAGTTCGAAGAGATTGTCGACTCTCTATCCGAGATTCGTGTTCTTCTTCATACTCAGCCAAGACTTGCAGGGGTACCAAAGAAAAAGCCTGATGTAGCAGAGTATAAGGTTGGGGCATCCAGTGTTCAGGATGCTTTTGAATACGCAAAGAGTATTCTTGGGACCGACCTTCGTGTAGCTGACATCCTCGAAGAAGGAATGCTTGTAGACACAATTGCTGTCACCAAAGGGCATGGCTTTCAAGGCCCAGTTCGCAGGTGGGGTATCAGGATCCTCCAGCACAAGTCCCGAAAGACAAAGCGTGGAGTGGGTTGTATTGGCCCATGGTCCCCAACAAACATTCGTTATTCAGTACCGCGAGCAGGACAGACAGGATTCCATTCACGTGTTAGTTATAATAACGCAATCATCAAGATGGGTGAACGTGGTGAGGAAATTACCCCTGCAGGTGGCTTTGTGCATTATGGAATTATCAGAGGCGACTATGTAATGGTCCAAGGTTCGGTTCCGGGCCCGATTAAGAGGCCTATTAGACTAAGATTTCCGATCCGACCTAAGAAGGGTCATGTGTCTGAACCGATGCCTGTGAGTTACATCAGTACCTCGTCAAAGCAATAG
- a CDS encoding archease yields MNELRGFRFHEHTADITIECWAPTLAEAFEEAAFASFNVIVDTSTVDAKDKIDIHVEGIDLQELLVEWVGQLIALIDIHGQFYSKFQVRSIRSGDPWTLDATIWGEAIDFDKHDVHTEVKAMTYADMKIEESSDKVTLWFTLDL; encoded by the coding sequence TTGAACGAACTGCGAGGATTCCGTTTCCATGAGCATACAGCTGATATTACAATAGAATGCTGGGCGCCGACACTAGCGGAGGCTTTTGAGGAGGCTGCATTTGCATCATTCAATGTTATTGTTGACACCTCAACAGTCGATGCAAAAGACAAGATCGATATCCATGTGGAAGGAATCGATCTCCAAGAACTGCTTGTGGAATGGGTTGGGCAGTTGATTGCATTGATTGATATCCACGGTCAATTCTATTCTAAATTTCAAGTACGGTCTATCAGGTCCGGAGATCCGTGGACCCTGGATGCCACTATATGGGGCGAGGCTATTGATTTTGATAAGCATGATGTCCATACCGAAGTCAAAGCAATGACCTATGCTGACATGAAAATCGAGGAATCTTCCGATAAGGTGACTCTCTGGTTTACTCTAGACCTCTAG